A single genomic interval of Eurosta solidaginis isolate ZX-2024a chromosome 3, ASM4086904v1, whole genome shotgun sequence harbors:
- the LOC137243082 gene encoding nischarin isoform X1 encodes MACYFRQNGDTHLTIPKYIESSTGVVYYDIKVRVHQVEWLVERRYRDFSQLHEKLVDEIAISKKLLPPKKLMGNKNPAFLEQRRDQLEKYLQELLIFFRIQLPRVLAEFLDFNKYDIIYLLQDLAKLFNESGSALLSSKKEFNFSALEVFAISERLCLPCPPENIEQRGKFDFSHVLDFCTQLEVLIVTPVKDNTSFSNDYNTVDVPIDRSNIIPKNLRFTLNAFRNVKTLKFHGLSTENIVDIALLKPTMQTIFVHSTTLTHINQILLCDNIHRDILVAAAASTATISTPDNISYTSTSSAAAQSTSNSSRANTPPPCLSDILPFIKCNWSNLAYLDLTGNLLTQIDASVRTAPQLQTLVLDQNRIRSIQNLAELSQLQTLSLSVNLIAECIDWHLELGNLVTLNLAQNRLKKLRGLRKLLSLVNLDLSCNLVEDLEEVDNVTRLPILETLRLTGNPLAGSVDYRARVLSRFHERAPEISLDNERGTQKELDTALVLSALHTSKLRQMNGQR; translated from the exons ATGGCATGCTACTTTAGACAAAACGGAGATACACATTTAACAATACCAAAATATATTGAGTCTTCCACTGGAGTTGTATATTACGACATTAAGGTCCGCGTGCATCAAGTTGAATGGTTAGTGGAGCGACGCTATAGAGATTTTTCGCAGCTACACGAAAAGTTAGTAGATGAAATTGCGATCTCCAAGAAGCTATTGCCTCCTAAAAAG CTAATGGGCAACAAGAATCCAGCATTTCTCGAACAACGACGTGATCAACTAGAAAAGTATTTGCAGGAATTACTTATATTTTTTCGCATTCAATTACCGCGTGTTTTGGCTGAATTTCTTGATTTCAATAAGTATGATATTATTTATTTGCTACAGGACTTAGCGAAGTTATTCAATGAATCCGGTAGTGCACTGTTGAGTTCCAAAAAGGAATTTAATTTCTCAGCACTAGAG GTTTTTGCGATAAGTGAGCGATTGTGTTTGCCTTGTCCACCAGAGAATATCGAACAGCGTGGCAAATTTGATTTTTCGCATGTTCTCGATTTTTGCACTCAACTGGAGGTACTTATAGTAACGCCAGTGAAg GACAACACTTCCTTCAGCAATGACTACAACACAGTTGATGTGCCTATTGATCGTAGTAATATTATCCCCAAGAACCTTCGTTTTACACTAAATGCATTCCGTAATGTTAAAACTCTTAAATTTCATGGTCTATCCACTGAGAATATTGTAGATATTGCTCTATTAAAGCCAACAATGCAAACCATTTTCGTTCATAGTACAACATTGACGCATATAAATCAGATACTATTGTGCGACAACATACACAGAGATATACTTGTAGCGGCGGCAGCATCAACAGCAACTATATCCACGCCAGATAATATCTCATATACATCCACTAGTTCAGCGGCAGCGCAATCTACCTCGAACAGCAGCCGTGCCAATACACCACCACCGTGCTTATCAGACATTTTGCCCTTTATAAAATGTAATTGGAGTAATCTTGCTTATCTGGATTTGACAGGCAATCTATTAACCCAAATTGATGCTAGTGTACGTACAGCGCCACAATTGCAAACGCTAGTACTTGATCAAAATCGTATACGGTCTATACAAAATCTTGCTGAACTGTCACAATTACAAACATTATCTTTATCAGTGAATCTCATAGCTGAATGTATTGATTGGCATTTGGAATTGGGTAATTTGGTAACATTAAATTTAGCACAGAACCGTTTGAAAAAATTGAGAGGTCTACGGAAATTACTGTCATTAGTTAACTTGGATTTAAGTTGTAATCTGGTGGAAGACTTGGAAGAAGTTGATAATGTGACGCGTCTACCAATATTGGAAACATTGCGTTTAACTGGAAATCCTTTAGCGGGTAGTGTTG ATTACCGGGCACGCGTATTGTCGCGTTTTCACGAGCGCGCCCCTGAAATTTCACTCGATAACGAAAGAGGCACACAAAAGGAACTGGATACAGCGTTAGTACTTTCAGCGCTACATACATCAAAATTGCGTCAAATGAATGGCCAGCGTTAG
- the LOC137246183 gene encoding uncharacterized protein translates to MPWRTFFYKIRASQGINMHPSANEMQYIVARLMSMKILRHHFEAKGSNCADDDDIFLDWNHSTDVEIAAPAEEVDAKECSFAKSLDGILHEIAKENMEEEVPQTINASKEQFKFVQHDHTYCSKPEMDSIEDIDFMEEARPQGANAEVQEEGSADETLLGGADPKKVIRPEIEVARVAQRAAEIQVQRYYSGYSLYQTSQKKVKCDKCEDIMRKSTVEERNSSEALIRAKNYKPYEDLRLVNPSDYFFQISADHMRWYIDTYIPCLRTRAFTEENDHRVY, encoded by the coding sequence ATGCCTTGGagaacttttttttataaaatacggGCAAGCCAAGGCATCAATATGCATCCATCAGCCAACGAAATGCAGTACATCGTTGCCCGATTGATGTCGATGAAGATTTTGCGACAtcatttcgaggctaaaggcagcAACTGTGCGGATGATGACGACATCTTCCTAGACTGGAACCATTCCACAGATGTTGAGATAGCTGCACCCGCTGAGGAAGTGGACGCAAAAGAATGTTCGTTCGCAAAAAGCCTTGATGGCATTCTTCATGAAATAGCGAAGGAGAATATGGAGGAGGAGGTTCCACAAACGATTAACGCCTCTAAGGAGCAGTTTAAATTCGTTCAACATGACCACACGTACTGCAGTAAGCCGGAAATGGACTCAATAGAAGACATTGACTTCATGGAGGAGGCCCGACCACAAGGAGCCAATGCGGAAGTCCAAGAGGAGGGTAGTGCCGATGAGACCCTCTTGGGAGGCGCTGATCCAAAGAAGGTTATACGACCTGAAATAGAAGTAGCACGGGTTGCTCAACGCGCAGCGGAGATACAGGTACAGAGGTATTATAGCGGCTACTCCCTTTATCAAACATCACAAAAGAAGGTGAAATGTGATAAATGCGAGGATATTATGCGCAAGTCTACGGTGGAAGAAAGAAATAGCTCGGAAGCCCTGATACGTGCCAAGAATTACAAGCCTTACGAAGATTTAAGACTTGTAAATCCTTCCGactatttttttcaaataagcgCAGATCATATGAGGTGGTACATTGATACATATATTCCGTGTCTGCGCACACGAGCCTTCACCGAAGAAAACGATCATCGAGTATATTAA
- the row gene encoding uncharacterized protein row isoform X1, giving the protein MRVTKSDISLELECWVEELSPAQLAAYEKVANEHNAIKTALKSALTSNEGRELFNGQVFQAYSFKGKVLQELKEATLPPKKPAKLDSPTAAVPGARGGGRKRQPNFVYLESSDEEEDDVPLAKRIAVASGKKGAVPTSATPASAAKGGIKGAKGAANDKNSLVASGKGGKAVAGKATPGKGEKGGAASNTPPANFKPSEISSVGGLVIGTDGKDGKDGKDQGKETKLQGKTFPSLVVLAKPWLKVKDMSSTRSKLDSKVKLVLMLTPNKFTEWLIQEGLLKAEQKCSNHKTNELKLGVYSDATKFPYTGGYVWISECCPMRFVSVFHGSIFEGAPHPPSCILKLIYHWSCQTNIQNVVQWVKVDNVYIKGVYTWLRAICTLAVHQKCKKLGGPEKFVEVGVISLGTTSQDGQQRQVKVEVLGVLDYTEKTIRLRAVEPVSDADRNYKKRFQTILEPLQRWVHKDSVICIDLTVDKMTLYSMGFKNIIQAAATDSNAKHTNSAVMDYLRRIVPRMFQNTLSLLSRQMIQQFLDELVWREQFGTYALQAFNNITAHIAEQTRMNTNETLTQRLYQVATNPFKDWSVLPANYRETPANTTPKRLKKPINEADYVQTEKLPVKNIKKEKSDANKSETAAGRRGGRQAPEEPKPETKKSTSKAGSSTSKSQPTPKGSIAKQSSKHEAPSSSKKLSVEPKVKKEKEDDDLKGLEELYYGVRNGLEMNFENFPYKNAEGVVIEAANVDCPICDINDSFDSNEKLQTHIVSHIIADKDHQFQCLFCLDKHPSETVLTKHNQIMHPLETKSSASASYHCLICQQRFNSLHHLTVHLQKVHNVLELPYVCQACGYRSSSHRDAVRHYYDDHKNQNFLQCPFCLDIFRFSYKGRISVSNIENYYMHLRAHISKKDAQMRCQKCALSFTEKGALKQHSTNHHSTLLKSTQKIQPLLKNSMLIAPPKIRSHHREPLPYSVTSKLGEFFAFIDGSICAECNSEILNEEHFSGVMKCNKCNYKSCCERAVFEHAAECSGGSGAREVMELPLPNEMHCICGFSTAIGNKMAHHLATCGQKSAYVSVEAAQENTVKRNMLDMLGLVRRDGEIGAEGDGGDAAPTSATLSEPSSMMADAADLDQSQPQLINDSAAPIQFGEMEATPVLDGGNSVVDMQQQHLEQQPPVNLDQSIVDQQNAVTYGGHHIVDNSAQYHIGFGQPEHNTSDIDMPLIGELADPNPPATPQFIGEVHTPMFDAVAAAEQQHYHQMMQQQQQQQHHHHQQHHQQHHHHQQQ; this is encoded by the exons ATGCGCGTTACCAAAAGTGATATAAGCCTCGAATTGGAATGTTGGGTGGAAGAACTATCACCGGCACAGTTAGCTGCTTATGAGAAAGTTGCCAACGAGCATAATGCtattaaaactgcattaaaatcagCGCTAACTAGTAACGAGGGTCGTGAACTTTTCAATGGGCAAGTATTTCAAGCATATTCATTCAAGGGAAAAGTTTTACAAGAGCTGAAGGAGGCAACATTGCCACCAAAAAAACCAGCAAAGCTGGACTCGCCAACCGCAGCCGTACCCGGTGCACGAGGTGGTGGACGTAAAAGGCAGCCCAATTTTGTATACCTAGAGTCTTCTGATGAGGAAGAGGATGATGTGCCATTAGCGAAGCGTATTGCTGTGGCGTCCGGCAAAAAAGGTGCAGTACCCACATCAGCTACCCCGGCTAGTGCAGCAAAAGGTGGAATTAAGGGAGCAAAGGGTGCCGCTAACGATAAAAATTCACTGGTCGCAAGTGGAAAAGGAGGGAAAGCAGTTGCCGGCAAAGCAACACCTGGCAAGGGTGAAAAGGGCGGTGCAGCATCCAATACACCACCAGCAAATTTCAAACCATCAGAAATTAGCTCTGTTGGTGGTTTGGTTATCGGAACAGATGGCAAAGATGGAAAGGATGGTAAAGATCAAGGAAAAGAAACTAAATTACAAGGCAAAACATTTCCATCTTTGGTTGTATTGGCCAAACCATGGCTTAAGGTTAAGGATATGTCTAGCACACGCAGCAAATTGGACTCTAAAGTAAAACTGGTGCTTATGTTAACACCAAATAAGTTTACGGAATGGCTTATCCAAGAGGGTTTGCTGAAAGCGGAACAAAAATGCTCAAATCATAAAACGAATGAGTTGAAGTTGG GCGTATACTCGGATGCAACGAAATTTCCATATACGGGGGGCTACGTCTGGATTAGTGAGTGTTGTCCCATGCGTTTTGTTTCTGTTTTCCATGGTTCTATTTTTGAGGGCGCACCACATCCACCATCCTGCATACTCAAACTTATCTATCATTGGTCTTgtcaaacaaatatacaaaatgtCGTACAGTGGGTTAAGGTGGACAATGTATACATCAAAGGTGTGTATACTTGGTTGCGCGCCATATGTACATTAGCTGTGCATCAGAAATGCAAGAAACTAGGTGGGCCAGAAAAATTTGTTGAG GTGGGTGTCATATCATTGGGTACCACTTCACAAGATGGCCAACAGCGTCaagtaaaagttgaagttttAGGCGTACTAGATTATACCGAAAAAACTATACGGCTGCGTGCCGTTGAACCAGTATCCGATGCAGATCGTAACTATAAGAAGCGTTTCCAAACTATATTAGAACCGTTACAGCGTTGGGTGCATAAGGACAGCGTTATTTGTATAGATTTAACTGTGGATAAAATGACACTTTATTCAATGGGTTTTAAGAATATCATACAAGCAGCAGCAACTGATAGCAATGCAAAGCATACCAACTCTGCAGTGATGGACTATTTACGTCGTATTGTTCCACGTATGTTCCAGAATACATTATCGCTACTTTCACGACAAATGATACAACAGTTCTTGGATGAATTAGTTTGGCGTGAACAATTTGGTACATATGCACTAcaagcattcaacaatataactGCACACATTGCTGAACAGACTCGTATGAATACAAATGAAACGCTAACACAGCGTTTGTACCAA GTTGCAACAAATCCGTTCAAGGATTGGAGTGTATTACCGGCAAATTATCGTGAGACGCCAGCAAATACAACGCCCAAGCGTTTAAAGAAAC CAATAAACGAAGCTGATTACGTTCAGACTGAGAAACTCCCAGTTAAGAATATCAAAAAAGAGAAATCAGATGCAAACAAAAGTGAAACAGCAGCTGGTCGTCGTGGTGGTCGTCAAGCCCCCGAAGAGCCCAAGCCGGAAACAAAAAAATCCACAAGCAAAGCCGGCAGCTCAACGAGCAAATCACAACCCACCCCAAAAGGATCGATAGCAAAACAAAGCAGTAAACATGAGGCTCCCAGTTCCAGCAAAAAATTAAGTGTTGAGCCCAAAGTTAAGAAAGAAAAAGAGGATGATGATTTAAAAGGTCTTGAAGAATTATATTACGGCGTACGTAATGGGTTAGAAATGAATTTCGAAAATTTCCCATACAAGAATGCTGAGGGTGTTGTTATTGAGGCCGCAAATGTTGATTGTCCTATATGCGATATTAATGATTCATTTGATTCcaatgaaaagttacaaacaCATATTGTTTCGCATATTATTGCTGATAAGGATCATCAATTTCAATGCCTTTTCTGTTTGGATAAGCATCCAAGTGAAACTGTATTAACTAAGCATAATCAAATTATGCATCCACTTGAAACGAAATCGTCAGCTTCAGCTTCATATCATTGTTTGATTTGTCAGCAACGTTTTAATTCATTACATCATTTGACGGTACATTTACAAAAGGTACACAACGTTTTGGAATTACCATATGTGTGTCAAGCTTGTGGTTATCGTTCCTCATCACATCGTGATGCTGTACGTCACTACTATGACGATCATAAAAATCAGAACTTCCTACAGTGTCCGTTCTGCTTGGAT ATATTCCGCTTCTCATATAAAGGTCGCATTAGCGTTTCAAACATTGAAAACTATTATATGCACTTACGTGCTCATATTAGCAAGAAGGATGCACAAATGCGttgccaaaaatgtgcacttagtTTCACAGAAAAAG GTGCCTTGAAGCAGCACTCAACTAATCACCATTCAACTCTCCTGAAGAGCACGCAGAAAATACAGCCGTTGCTTAAGAATTCTATGCTGATTGCTCCACCAAAG ATACGTAGTCATCATCGTGAACCGCTGCCGTATAGTGTTACATCGAAACTTGGcgaattttttgcttttattgaTGGTTCAATTTGTGCTGAATGCAACTCTGAAATTCTTAATGAAGAACATTTCAG TGGCGttatgaaatgcaataaatgcaATTATAAATCATGTTGTGAGCGAGCAGTCTTTGAGCATGCAGCTGAGTGCAGCGGTGGTAGTGGCGCACGCGAGGTCATGGAATTACCATTACCAAATGAGATGCATTGTATTTGCGGCTTCTCCACTGCTATCGGCAATAAGATGGCCCATCATTTAGCCACTTGTGGACAAAAATCAGCCTATGTTTCAGTTGAAGCTGCACAAGAAAATACAGTTAAACGTAATATGTTGGATATGTTGGGTTTGGTCCGTCGCGATGGTGAAATTGGTGCCGAAGGAGATGGCGGCGATGCAGCACCAACATCAGCTACCTTAAGTGAGCCATCTTCAATGATGGCCGATGCAGCTGATTTGGACCAATCACAACCACAACTGATAAATGACTCAGCTGCACCAATACAATTCGGTGAAATGGAAGCTACACCAGTGTTAGATGGTGGTAACTCTGTTGTTGATATGCAGCAACAACATCTGGAACAACAGCCACCAGTTAATTTAGATCAATCAATTGTTGATCAGCAAAATGCAGTTACCTACGGTGGCCATCATATTGTTGATAATTCGGCACAATATCATATCGGTTTTGGTCAACCCGAACATAATACATCCGATATTGATATGCCATTAATTGGAGAATTGGCTGATCCAAATCCACCGGCTACACCGCAATTTATAGGTGAAGTGCATACGCCAATGTTTGATGCGGTAGCTGCTGCTGAGCAACAACACTATCATCAGATGatgcaacaacagcagcagcaacagcatcatcatcatcaacagCATCATCAGCAGCAtcaccaccaccaacaacaatGA
- the row gene encoding uncharacterized protein row isoform X2: MRVTKSDISLELECWVEELSPAQLAAYEKVANEHNAIKTALKSALTSNEGRELFNGQVFQAYSFKGKVLQELKEATLPPKKPAKLDSPTAAVPGARGGGRKRQPNFVYLESSDEEEDDVPLAKRIAVASGKKGAVPTSATPASAAKGGIKGAKGAANDKNSLVASGKGGKAVAGKATPGKGEKGGAASNTPPANFKPSEISSVGGLVIGTDGKDGKDGKDQGKETKLQGKTFPSLVVLAKPWLKVKDMSSTRSKLDSKVKLVLMLTPNKFTEWLIQEGLLKAEQKCSNHKTNELKLGVYSDATKFPYTGGYVWISECCPMRFVSVFHGSIFEGAPHPPSCILKLIYHWSCQTNIQNVVQWVKVDNVYIKGVYTWLRAICTLAVHQKCKKLGGPEKFVEVGVISLGTTSQDGQQRQVKVEVLGVLDYTEKTIRLRAVEPVSDADRNYKKRFQTILEPLQRWVHKDSVICIDLTVDKMTLYSMGFKNIIQAAATDSNAKHTNSAVMDYLRRIVPRMFQNTLSLLSRQMIQQFLDELVWREQFGTYALQAFNNITAHIAEQTRMNTNETLTQRLYQVATNPFKDWSVLPANYRETPANTTPKRLKKPLT, encoded by the exons ATGCGCGTTACCAAAAGTGATATAAGCCTCGAATTGGAATGTTGGGTGGAAGAACTATCACCGGCACAGTTAGCTGCTTATGAGAAAGTTGCCAACGAGCATAATGCtattaaaactgcattaaaatcagCGCTAACTAGTAACGAGGGTCGTGAACTTTTCAATGGGCAAGTATTTCAAGCATATTCATTCAAGGGAAAAGTTTTACAAGAGCTGAAGGAGGCAACATTGCCACCAAAAAAACCAGCAAAGCTGGACTCGCCAACCGCAGCCGTACCCGGTGCACGAGGTGGTGGACGTAAAAGGCAGCCCAATTTTGTATACCTAGAGTCTTCTGATGAGGAAGAGGATGATGTGCCATTAGCGAAGCGTATTGCTGTGGCGTCCGGCAAAAAAGGTGCAGTACCCACATCAGCTACCCCGGCTAGTGCAGCAAAAGGTGGAATTAAGGGAGCAAAGGGTGCCGCTAACGATAAAAATTCACTGGTCGCAAGTGGAAAAGGAGGGAAAGCAGTTGCCGGCAAAGCAACACCTGGCAAGGGTGAAAAGGGCGGTGCAGCATCCAATACACCACCAGCAAATTTCAAACCATCAGAAATTAGCTCTGTTGGTGGTTTGGTTATCGGAACAGATGGCAAAGATGGAAAGGATGGTAAAGATCAAGGAAAAGAAACTAAATTACAAGGCAAAACATTTCCATCTTTGGTTGTATTGGCCAAACCATGGCTTAAGGTTAAGGATATGTCTAGCACACGCAGCAAATTGGACTCTAAAGTAAAACTGGTGCTTATGTTAACACCAAATAAGTTTACGGAATGGCTTATCCAAGAGGGTTTGCTGAAAGCGGAACAAAAATGCTCAAATCATAAAACGAATGAGTTGAAGTTGG GCGTATACTCGGATGCAACGAAATTTCCATATACGGGGGGCTACGTCTGGATTAGTGAGTGTTGTCCCATGCGTTTTGTTTCTGTTTTCCATGGTTCTATTTTTGAGGGCGCACCACATCCACCATCCTGCATACTCAAACTTATCTATCATTGGTCTTgtcaaacaaatatacaaaatgtCGTACAGTGGGTTAAGGTGGACAATGTATACATCAAAGGTGTGTATACTTGGTTGCGCGCCATATGTACATTAGCTGTGCATCAGAAATGCAAGAAACTAGGTGGGCCAGAAAAATTTGTTGAG GTGGGTGTCATATCATTGGGTACCACTTCACAAGATGGCCAACAGCGTCaagtaaaagttgaagttttAGGCGTACTAGATTATACCGAAAAAACTATACGGCTGCGTGCCGTTGAACCAGTATCCGATGCAGATCGTAACTATAAGAAGCGTTTCCAAACTATATTAGAACCGTTACAGCGTTGGGTGCATAAGGACAGCGTTATTTGTATAGATTTAACTGTGGATAAAATGACACTTTATTCAATGGGTTTTAAGAATATCATACAAGCAGCAGCAACTGATAGCAATGCAAAGCATACCAACTCTGCAGTGATGGACTATTTACGTCGTATTGTTCCACGTATGTTCCAGAATACATTATCGCTACTTTCACGACAAATGATACAACAGTTCTTGGATGAATTAGTTTGGCGTGAACAATTTGGTACATATGCACTAcaagcattcaacaatataactGCACACATTGCTGAACAGACTCGTATGAATACAAATGAAACGCTAACACAGCGTTTGTACCAA GTTGCAACAAATCCGTTCAAGGATTGGAGTGTATTACCGGCAAATTATCGTGAGACGCCAGCAAATACAACGCCCAAGCGTTTAAAGAAAC CGCTGACTTAA
- the LOC137243082 gene encoding nischarin isoform X2 — protein sequence MGNKNPAFLEQRRDQLEKYLQELLIFFRIQLPRVLAEFLDFNKYDIIYLLQDLAKLFNESGSALLSSKKEFNFSALEVFAISERLCLPCPPENIEQRGKFDFSHVLDFCTQLEVLIVTPVKDNTSFSNDYNTVDVPIDRSNIIPKNLRFTLNAFRNVKTLKFHGLSTENIVDIALLKPTMQTIFVHSTTLTHINQILLCDNIHRDILVAAAASTATISTPDNISYTSTSSAAAQSTSNSSRANTPPPCLSDILPFIKCNWSNLAYLDLTGNLLTQIDASVRTAPQLQTLVLDQNRIRSIQNLAELSQLQTLSLSVNLIAECIDWHLELGNLVTLNLAQNRLKKLRGLRKLLSLVNLDLSCNLVEDLEEVDNVTRLPILETLRLTGNPLAGSVDYRARVLSRFHERAPEISLDNERGTQKELDTALVLSALHTSKLRQMNGQR from the exons ATGGGCAACAAGAATCCAGCATTTCTCGAACAACGACGTGATCAACTAGAAAAGTATTTGCAGGAATTACTTATATTTTTTCGCATTCAATTACCGCGTGTTTTGGCTGAATTTCTTGATTTCAATAAGTATGATATTATTTATTTGCTACAGGACTTAGCGAAGTTATTCAATGAATCCGGTAGTGCACTGTTGAGTTCCAAAAAGGAATTTAATTTCTCAGCACTAGAG GTTTTTGCGATAAGTGAGCGATTGTGTTTGCCTTGTCCACCAGAGAATATCGAACAGCGTGGCAAATTTGATTTTTCGCATGTTCTCGATTTTTGCACTCAACTGGAGGTACTTATAGTAACGCCAGTGAAg GACAACACTTCCTTCAGCAATGACTACAACACAGTTGATGTGCCTATTGATCGTAGTAATATTATCCCCAAGAACCTTCGTTTTACACTAAATGCATTCCGTAATGTTAAAACTCTTAAATTTCATGGTCTATCCACTGAGAATATTGTAGATATTGCTCTATTAAAGCCAACAATGCAAACCATTTTCGTTCATAGTACAACATTGACGCATATAAATCAGATACTATTGTGCGACAACATACACAGAGATATACTTGTAGCGGCGGCAGCATCAACAGCAACTATATCCACGCCAGATAATATCTCATATACATCCACTAGTTCAGCGGCAGCGCAATCTACCTCGAACAGCAGCCGTGCCAATACACCACCACCGTGCTTATCAGACATTTTGCCCTTTATAAAATGTAATTGGAGTAATCTTGCTTATCTGGATTTGACAGGCAATCTATTAACCCAAATTGATGCTAGTGTACGTACAGCGCCACAATTGCAAACGCTAGTACTTGATCAAAATCGTATACGGTCTATACAAAATCTTGCTGAACTGTCACAATTACAAACATTATCTTTATCAGTGAATCTCATAGCTGAATGTATTGATTGGCATTTGGAATTGGGTAATTTGGTAACATTAAATTTAGCACAGAACCGTTTGAAAAAATTGAGAGGTCTACGGAAATTACTGTCATTAGTTAACTTGGATTTAAGTTGTAATCTGGTGGAAGACTTGGAAGAAGTTGATAATGTGACGCGTCTACCAATATTGGAAACATTGCGTTTAACTGGAAATCCTTTAGCGGGTAGTGTTG ATTACCGGGCACGCGTATTGTCGCGTTTTCACGAGCGCGCCCCTGAAATTTCACTCGATAACGAAAGAGGCACACAAAAGGAACTGGATACAGCGTTAGTACTTTCAGCGCTACATACATCAAAATTGCGTCAAATGAATGGCCAGCGTTAG